One Sus scrofa isolate TJ Tabasco breed Duroc chromosome 1, Sscrofa11.1, whole genome shotgun sequence DNA segment encodes these proteins:
- the LOC100518591 gene encoding olfactory receptor 13J1-like — MELANWTEVSAFFLKGFSGYPALEHLLFPLCSAMYLVTLLGNVAIVAVSVLDAHLHTPMYFFLGNLSILDICFTSSFVPLMLVHLLSVQKTISFIGCAIQMCLGLSTGSTECVLLAVMAYDRYLAICQPLRYPVLMSHRLCLLLAGAAWVLCLLKSVAETVIAMRLPFCGHHVVSHFSCEILAVLKLACSDTSVNEGFLLVGAILLLPLPLAFICLSYTLILATVLRVPSAAGRRKAFSTCSAHLAVVLLFYGTVIFIYMKPKSKEARVSDEVFTVLYAVVTPMLNPIIYSLRNKEVKEAARKVWGRTWTSW; from the coding sequence ATGGAGCTGGCCAATTGGACCGAGGTCTCTGCGTTCTTTCTGAAAGGGTTTTCTGGATACCCAGCCCTGGAGCATCTGCTCTTCCCTCTGTGCTCAGCCATGTACCTGGTGACCCTGCTGGGGAATGTGGCCATCGTGGCGGTGAGCGTGCTGGATGCTCACctgcacacacccatgtacttcttcctgggcAACCTCTCCATCCTGGACATCTGCTTCACATCCTCCTTTGTGCCCCTGATGCTCGTCCACCTCCTGTCGGTCCAGAAGACCATCTCCTTCATCGGCTGCGCCATCCAGATGTGTCTGGGCCTCTCCACGGGCTCCACGGAGTGTGTGCTGCTCGCCGTCATGGCCTACGATCGCTACCTGGCCATCTGCCAGCCACTCAGGTACCCCGTGCTTATGAGCCACCGGCTCTGCTTGCTGCTGGCAGGGGCCGCCTGGGTCCTCTGTCTCTTGAAGTCAGTGGCTGAGACAGTCATCGCCATGAGGCTGCCCTTCTGTGGCCACCACGTGGTCAGTCACTTCAGCTGCGAGATCCTGGCAGTGCTGAAGCTGGCGTGCAGTGACACGTCAGTCAACGAGGGCTTCCTGCTGGTGGGCGCcatcctgctgctgcctctgcccctggCATTCATCTGTCTGTCCTACACGCTTATCCTGGCCACCGTCCTGAGGGTGCCCTCGGCTGCTGGGCGCAgaaaggccttctccacctgctcgGCCCACCTGGCCGTGGTGCTGCTTTTCTATGGCACCGTCATCTTCATCTACATGAAGCCCAAGAGCAAGGAGGCCCGTGTCTCGGACGAGGTCTTCACGGTCCTCTACGCGGTGGTCACGCCCATGCTGAACCCcatcatctacagcctgaggaacaaggaggtgaaggaggccGCCAGGAAGGTGTGGGGCAGGACATGGACCTCCTGGTGA